Proteins encoded within one genomic window of Bacteroidales bacterium:
- a CDS encoding dihydroorotase: protein MILIKNATIINNGESQKGSLLINGERIERVAYGDCPQELKELANEVIDAEGLWLIPGAIDDQVHFREPGLTHKADIASESRAAVAGGITSFMDMPNTNPQTTTIENINWKFDRAAETSLANYSFYIGATNNNIDELLKADFSRICGVKLFLGSSTGNMLVNENSTLNRIFSEIDAIIAIHSEAEEVIKRNREFYVGKYGEDLPVKFHPLIRDAEACYTSTAKAVELATRYNARLHVLHISTAKELTLLEDKPLREKRITSEVCTHHLYFDDRDYEKYGNLIKWNPSIKSQADRDALRDGFNRNLIDIVATDHAPHLPSEKEGNCLKAASGGPLIQFTLLALFEMAKAGIFKVETIVEKSAHAPALLYGIKERGYIKEGYFADLVLVNPNKPYTVDSSNILSKCGWSPFMGHTFPCSIEKTYVNGTLVYNNGTIIEKQGNAKELVFSC, encoded by the coding sequence ATGATTTTAATTAAAAACGCTACAATAATTAATAATGGAGAGAGCCAAAAAGGCTCTCTGCTTATAAATGGAGAGAGAATTGAGAGAGTTGCCTATGGCGATTGTCCTCAAGAGTTGAAAGAATTGGCAAACGAAGTTATTGATGCCGAAGGGCTTTGGCTTATACCCGGAGCTATTGATGATCAAGTTCATTTCAGAGAGCCGGGATTGACTCACAAGGCTGATATTGCATCAGAATCTCGTGCTGCTGTTGCCGGTGGTATTACTTCTTTTATGGATATGCCAAACACCAATCCTCAAACTACCACAATAGAGAACATTAACTGGAAGTTTGACAGAGCAGCAGAGACATCACTTGCAAACTACTCGTTTTATATTGGAGCTACAAACAACAACATTGATGAGCTATTAAAAGCCGACTTTAGCCGTATATGTGGTGTTAAACTATTTTTAGGTTCATCAACAGGTAATATGTTGGTAAACGAAAATTCAACTCTTAATAGAATTTTCTCGGAAATTGATGCCATTATTGCCATACACTCTGAAGCAGAAGAGGTAATTAAACGCAACCGAGAGTTTTATGTTGGCAAATATGGCGAAGATTTACCTGTTAAGTTTCACCCTCTCATAAGAGATGCTGAGGCTTGCTACACCTCAACCGCAAAGGCTGTGGAGCTTGCCACTCGCTACAATGCAAGATTACACGTTTTGCATATTTCAACAGCAAAGGAACTTACTCTATTAGAAGACAAGCCCTTAAGAGAAAAACGCATAACATCAGAGGTGTGTACTCACCACCTATATTTTGATGACAGAGATTACGAAAAATATGGCAACCTTATAAAATGGAACCCATCAATTAAGAGTCAAGCAGACAGAGATGCTTTAAGGGATGGTTTTAACAGAAACCTTATTGATATTGTTGCCACCGACCACGCCCCTCACCTACCATCAGAGAAAGAGGGCAACTGCCTTAAAGCTGCATCTGGTGGTCCATTAATTCAATTTACTCTATTGGCTCTGTTTGAAATGGCAAAGGCCGGAATCTTCAAAGTTGAAACCATAGTTGAGAAGAGCGCTCACGCTCCTGCTCTGCTATATGGTATTAAAGAGAGAGGTTATATTAAAGAGGGCTATTTTGCCGACCTTGTATTGGTAAACCCAAATAAGCCATATACTGTTGATAGCAGTAACATATTATCAAAATGTGGATGGTCTCCCTTTATGGGGCATACATTCCCCTGCTCTATTGAAAAGACTTATGTTAATGGCACTTTGGTTTACAACAACGGAACTATTATTGAAAAGCAAGGAAATGCAAAAGAGTTAGTTTTTAGTTGTTAG
- a CDS encoding polyprenol monophosphomannose synthase, producing the protein MEPLKSNSVVIIPTYNEIENIRNIIEAVISLPKQFDILIVDDASPDGTASAVREMQAKYENRISLISREGKLGLGTAYITGFKWALKQGYDFIFEMDADFSHNPNDLIKLYEACNSEADVAIGSRYISGVNVVNWPMGRVIMSYFASKYVKFITGMKVADATAGFMCYRREVLETINLDKIQFKGYAFQIEMKFKSYKLGFKIKEVPIIFINRTLGTSKMSGGIFSEAFFGVIKLKLNSIFK; encoded by the coding sequence ATGGAACCTTTAAAATCTAATTCAGTTGTAATAATTCCAACCTATAACGAGATTGAGAATATTAGAAATATTATTGAAGCAGTAATTTCGCTGCCTAAACAATTTGATATATTAATTGTAGATGATGCATCGCCCGATGGAACTGCAAGTGCTGTTAGAGAGATGCAAGCAAAATATGAAAACAGGATATCTCTTATCAGCAGAGAGGGTAAGTTAGGATTAGGAACTGCTTACATCACAGGTTTTAAATGGGCATTAAAACAAGGTTACGATTTCATTTTTGAAATGGATGCTGACTTTTCGCATAATCCCAACGACCTTATTAAACTTTACGAGGCTTGTAATAGCGAAGCTGATGTTGCTATTGGTTCGCGTTACATATCGGGAGTGAATGTTGTTAACTGGCCTATGGGCAGGGTTATTATGTCGTACTTTGCGTCAAAGTATGTAAAATTCATTACCGGAATGAAGGTTGCTGACGCTACTGCTGGTTTTATGTGTTATCGTAGAGAGGTTTTAGAGACTATAAATTTAGATAAAATTCAATTTAAAGGGTATGCTTTCCAAATTGAGATGAAGTTTAAATCTTATAAACTCGGATTTAAAATTAAAGAGGTGCCTATCATTTTCATAAACCGCACTCTTGGAACAAGCAAGATGAGTGGCGGTATTTTCAGCGAAGCATTTTTTGGTGTTATAAAACTTAAACTTAATAGTATTTTTAAATAA
- a CDS encoding glycogen/starch synthase → MKKKTTPDYIFEASWEVCNLVGGIYTVLSTKARTLQEKNKDKVIFFGPDLEGGNIAFKESATLLKGWRKVAADAGLKVKVGRWQIPGTPIAILVDFKDTFAERDAIYGQMWNDFGIDSLPAYGDYDESCMFAVTVAKAMESLYNFIEGEKYNVVAHFDEWTTGMGLLYIKKNLPSVATVFTTHATSVGRSIASNGKSLYDYLPGYFGDQMAAELNMVSKHSVEKNAALNADAFTTVSSITAKESAQLIGRKPDVTPNGFEEEIVPAPEKYAKVRAAARKSLLQVAAALSGKKPAEDALLVTTSGRNEFRNKGIDLYLDSLKKLSDSYNGERQIIAFILVPAWAGDAREDVVARMKKLPADAAQLDAPFVTHALYNYNEDNIINKIRTLSFNASADDKIQVIYVPSYLKGDDGILNKSYYQVLPGFDLTIFPSYYEPWGYTPLESVAFGIPTVTTSLSGFGMWVMEKVSKVSKRSGVYVIPRTDSNYDELSTKIAETISSVATMKEADYKALCDAATATSKKALWSNFIAEYEKVYVKALAQNKKTNK, encoded by the coding sequence ATGAAGAAAAAAACTACCCCTGATTATATATTTGAGGCAAGTTGGGAAGTGTGTAACTTAGTAGGCGGTATCTATACTGTACTGTCAACAAAAGCGAGAACACTTCAAGAGAAAAACAAAGACAAAGTAATATTTTTCGGTCCCGATTTAGAGGGCGGTAATATAGCATTCAAAGAGAGTGCAACTCTATTAAAGGGTTGGCGTAAAGTCGCAGCTGACGCAGGATTAAAAGTAAAAGTAGGACGTTGGCAAATACCCGGAACTCCCATAGCAATTTTAGTTGATTTCAAAGATACGTTTGCAGAACGTGATGCAATATACGGACAAATGTGGAACGATTTTGGTATCGATTCACTACCGGCGTATGGCGATTACGATGAGTCTTGTATGTTTGCAGTAACAGTTGCAAAAGCAATGGAGAGTCTCTATAACTTTATAGAGGGCGAGAAATATAACGTAGTTGCGCACTTTGATGAGTGGACAACAGGAATGGGCTTGCTTTACATTAAAAAGAACCTGCCATCAGTTGCAACAGTATTCACAACACATGCAACATCAGTAGGACGTTCAATAGCATCAAACGGAAAATCTCTTTACGATTATCTACCGGGATACTTTGGAGATCAAATGGCAGCTGAGTTGAATATGGTGTCAAAACACTCGGTTGAGAAGAATGCAGCCTTAAATGCCGATGCCTTTACAACAGTAAGTAGCATCACAGCAAAAGAGAGTGCACAACTAATTGGTCGCAAGCCAGATGTAACTCCAAACGGATTTGAGGAGGAGATTGTTCCTGCTCCTGAGAAATATGCAAAAGTTCGTGCAGCAGCACGTAAAAGCCTATTGCAAGTAGCAGCAGCCCTATCAGGAAAGAAACCTGCCGAAGATGCTCTATTGGTAACAACTTCAGGACGTAACGAGTTCCGTAATAAAGGAATAGATCTTTACCTTGATTCATTGAAAAAATTATCAGACTCATATAATGGTGAGCGTCAAATAATAGCATTTATATTGGTACCGGCATGGGCAGGAGATGCACGTGAGGACGTAGTTGCAAGAATGAAAAAACTACCCGCTGATGCAGCACAATTAGATGCGCCATTTGTAACACACGCACTATATAACTACAATGAGGATAATATTATTAATAAAATACGTACACTATCATTCAATGCTTCGGCTGATGATAAGATACAAGTAATATATGTACCCTCATACCTAAAAGGCGATGACGGAATCTTGAATAAGAGCTATTATCAAGTATTACCGGGATTTGACCTAACAATATTCCCTTCTTACTACGAGCCATGGGGATACACACCACTTGAGAGTGTAGCCTTTGGAATACCAACAGTAACAACATCACTATCAGGATTTGGAATGTGGGTAATGGAGAAAGTAAGCAAAGTATCAAAACGAAGCGGAGTATATGTAATACCTCGTACCGATTCAAACTACGATGAACTTTCAACAAAGATTGCTGAAACAATATCATCGGTAGCAACAATGAAAGAGGCAGATTACAAAGCATTATGCGATGCAGCAACAGCAACATCAAAGAAAGCTTTGTGGAGCAACTTCATTGCAGAGTACGAAAAGGTATATGTAAAAGCATTAGCACAAAACAAAAAAACAAACAAATAA
- the glgP gene encoding alpha-glucan family phosphorylase yields MKVKVSETNMPKWGNVTVKFDVPEKLEALQEMSKNIFWTWTSEATNLFKDIDAELWRATAGNPVLMLQKLSYERLEEIAADKAMMTRINAVYKNFRKYMDEPRRTDMPSVAYFSMEYGLSNVLKIYSGGLGVLAGDYLKEASDCNINMTGVGFLYRYGYFKQTLSMDGQQLANYEAQNFNQLPLDQVCDENGKPIILEVPYPGRVVYAYIWRVNVGRVPLYLLDTDLDQNSEYDRTITYQLYGGDWEHRMKQEYMLGIGGMLMLKRLGIKKEVYHCNEGHAALINVQRLVEYVQEEKLSFAEALEVVRSSSLYTVHTPVPAGHDSFDESLFGKYMYEFPERLGISFGELMDMGRENPGTNEKFSMSVFACNTCQEVNGVSWLHGKVSQNMFQPIWKGYSPDELHVSYVTNGVHLPTWASSEWKEFYEKHLGKDILTKQADRAMWNKIYDVPDEEIWNLRQEMKNKLVKFVREDFRENWLKNQGDPSRIVSVLEKINPNALLIGFARRFATYKRAHLLFTDLDRLAKIVNNPNYPVQFIFSGKAHPADGGGQGLIKRIVEISRRPEFIGKIIFLENYDMKVSKRLISGVDIWLNTPTRPLEASGTSGEKAEMNGVLNFSVLDGWWYEGYKEGAGWALTDKRTFQDQGQQDQLDAATIYSMLENQIVPLYFAKNSKGYSPEWIQYIKNSIAQIAPEFTMNRMILDYVDRFYSKEASRSALLKADNYKLAREIAAWKQMVADKWDSIDVVDVKVPENYEAGLQVGQTYPIEVTIDRKGLPNCLGVELVVLEDQDGKEHRIVKELEIVKTAGDLTTFKYDYQVLRAGSFKYAFRIYPKNPALPHRQDFAYVKWFTTANDL; encoded by the coding sequence ATGAAAGTAAAAGTAAGTGAAACTAATATGCCCAAATGGGGTAATGTAACTGTAAAGTTCGACGTCCCCGAGAAACTTGAGGCATTACAAGAGATGTCTAAAAATATTTTTTGGACTTGGACCTCAGAGGCAACAAATCTATTTAAAGATATAGATGCAGAATTGTGGCGTGCCACAGCAGGAAATCCTGTATTAATGTTGCAAAAACTATCTTATGAGCGTCTCGAAGAGATAGCTGCTGACAAAGCAATGATGACTCGCATCAATGCTGTTTACAAAAACTTCCGTAAATATATGGATGAGCCACGTCGTACCGATATGCCTTCAGTAGCATATTTCAGTATGGAGTACGGTTTGTCAAACGTATTGAAAATATATTCAGGAGGTCTTGGAGTATTAGCAGGAGACTACCTAAAAGAGGCAAGTGATTGCAATATCAATATGACAGGAGTTGGTTTCTTATATCGTTATGGATATTTCAAACAAACTCTTTCAATGGACGGACAACAACTTGCTAACTACGAGGCACAAAACTTCAACCAATTACCTCTTGACCAAGTATGTGATGAGAATGGTAAACCTATCATTCTTGAAGTTCCTTATCCCGGACGTGTAGTATATGCATACATTTGGAGAGTAAACGTAGGACGTGTGCCTTTGTACTTGCTTGATACAGACTTGGATCAAAACAGCGAATACGACCGTACAATCACTTACCAACTATATGGTGGAGATTGGGAACACCGTATGAAACAAGAGTATATGTTGGGTATTGGTGGTATGTTGATGTTGAAACGTCTTGGAATTAAAAAAGAGGTTTACCACTGTAACGAGGGACACGCTGCTCTTATCAACGTACAACGTTTAGTAGAGTATGTACAAGAGGAGAAACTATCATTTGCTGAGGCACTTGAGGTAGTACGTTCATCATCATTATATACAGTTCACACTCCAGTTCCAGCAGGACACGACAGTTTTGACGAGTCATTGTTTGGAAAATATATGTATGAGTTCCCTGAGCGTCTTGGAATCTCATTCGGTGAGTTGATGGATATGGGTAGAGAGAACCCGGGAACAAACGAGAAATTCTCAATGAGTGTATTTGCATGTAACACTTGCCAAGAGGTAAACGGTGTTAGCTGGTTACACGGAAAAGTATCACAAAATATGTTCCAGCCAATCTGGAAAGGATACAGTCCCGATGAGTTACACGTAAGTTATGTAACAAACGGAGTTCACCTTCCAACATGGGCATCATCAGAGTGGAAAGAGTTCTACGAGAAACACTTAGGAAAAGATATCCTAACAAAACAAGCAGATCGTGCAATGTGGAACAAAATCTACGATGTTCCCGATGAAGAGATCTGGAATCTTCGTCAAGAGATGAAGAACAAACTTGTTAAGTTCGTTCGTGAGGACTTCCGCGAGAACTGGTTGAAAAACCAAGGAGATCCTTCTCGTATTGTATCAGTACTTGAGAAAATCAATCCTAACGCACTATTAATCGGATTTGCACGTCGTTTTGCAACATACAAACGTGCGCACCTATTGTTCACTGACTTGGATCGTTTGGCTAAAATCGTAAACAATCCTAACTATCCAGTACAATTCATCTTCTCTGGAAAAGCACACCCAGCAGACGGTGGAGGTCAAGGATTGATTAAGAGAATTGTTGAAATTTCACGTCGTCCTGAGTTCATCGGTAAGATTATCTTCTTGGAGAACTACGATATGAAAGTATCAAAACGTCTTATCTCTGGAGTTGATATTTGGTTGAACACACCAACACGTCCTCTTGAGGCATCAGGAACATCTGGTGAGAAAGCTGAGATGAACGGAGTACTTAACTTCTCTGTACTTGACGGATGGTGGTACGAAGGATACAAAGAGGGCGCAGGTTGGGCATTGACCGACAAACGTACTTTCCAAGATCAAGGACAACAAGACCAATTAGATGCAGCAACAATCTACTCAATGTTAGAGAACCAAATCGTTCCTCTATACTTTGCTAAAAACAGCAAAGGATATTCACCAGAGTGGATTCAATACATCAAAAACTCAATTGCACAAATCGCACCTGAGTTCACAATGAATCGTATGATTCTTGACTATGTTGATCGTTTCTACTCAAAAGAGGCATCACGTAGTGCATTATTAAAAGCAGACAACTACAAATTGGCTCGTGAGATTGCAGCATGGAAACAAATGGTTGCAGATAAATGGGATTCAATTGATGTAGTAGATGTAAAAGTTCCAGAGAACTATGAGGCAGGACTACAAGTAGGACAAACATATCCTATTGAGGTAACAATTGACCGCAAGGGATTACCTAACTGTTTAGGAGTTGAATTGGTAGTACTTGAAGACCAAGATGGAAAAGAGCACCGCATAGTTAAAGAACTTGAGATAGTTAAGACAGCAGGTGACTTGACAACATTCAAATATGATTATCAAGTATTACGTGCAGGATCATTCAAATATGCTTTCCGCATATATCCTAAGAATCCTGCATTACCTCACCGTCAAGATTTTGCATACGTTAAATGGTTTACAACCGCTAACGATTTATAA
- a CDS encoding DUF1294 domain-containing protein — translation MKYQYLIVIYLVAINLYAYILYAIDKYKSKKSKWRIPEKTLITIALLGGSIGALLAMKKFRHKTKHKKFTIGVPLILIAQIVMFYMLIRS, via the coding sequence ATGAAATATCAATACCTAATAGTAATATATTTAGTAGCAATAAATCTCTATGCCTACATTCTCTATGCAATAGACAAATACAAATCAAAAAAGTCAAAGTGGAGAATACCGGAGAAAACACTCATAACCATCGCACTATTAGGTGGCTCAATTGGAGCATTATTAGCAATGAAAAAGTTCCGCCACAAAACCAAACACAAAAAATTCACAATCGGCGTGCCATTGATACTGATTGCGCAGATAGTAATGTTTTATATGTTAATTAGGAGTTAG
- a CDS encoding MBL fold metallo-hydrolase, with product MLKVKCFVCNSFYENSYVVYDSNTKECAIIDAGFYYADEEDAVSYFIESNNLIVKHLINTHLHLDHCFGAEYISKRYNVGLSCDDADELLLKLIPQQCEMFGIRLNSAVPVLKNIIKEGNKVEIGNYSLVAISVPGHSPGSLCYYCKEEGILFSGDVLFKESIGRTDLQGGSYKALSENITSKIFTLPDSTIVYCGHGPTTTIGYEKEYNPYF from the coding sequence ATGCTTAAGGTTAAATGTTTTGTTTGCAACTCTTTTTATGAAAATAGTTATGTTGTTTATGATAGCAACACCAAAGAGTGTGCTATTATTGATGCCGGCTTTTATTATGCCGATGAGGAGGATGCAGTATCTTATTTTATAGAGAGCAACAATTTAATTGTTAAGCATTTAATAAACACCCACTTACATTTGGACCACTGTTTTGGTGCAGAGTATATTTCAAAACGATATAATGTTGGTTTGAGTTGTGATGATGCTGATGAGTTATTACTAAAACTTATTCCTCAACAGTGCGAGATGTTTGGTATCAGACTAAACTCTGCCGTTCCTGTTCTTAAAAACATTATTAAAGAGGGCAACAAGGTTGAGATTGGCAACTACTCGCTTGTTGCCATAAGCGTTCCCGGACACTCTCCCGGTAGTTTATGCTATTACTGCAAGGAGGAGGGCATTTTATTCTCTGGTGATGTTCTCTTTAAAGAGAGTATTGGCAGAACTGATTTACAGGGCGGAAGTTACAAGGCTTTAAGCGAAAATATCACATCTAAAATTTTTACTCTACCCGACTCTACTATTGTTTATTGTGGGCATGGTCCTACTACTACTATTGGTTACGAGAAGGAGTATAATCCTTATTTTTAA